In Papaver somniferum cultivar HN1 chromosome 1, ASM357369v1, whole genome shotgun sequence, a genomic segment contains:
- the LOC113297478 gene encoding uncharacterized membrane protein At3g27390-like, translated as MFNSMEVWLKIVYVIFSFCSALVLGAIKGVLVGPFASLILILGNGGVILGLFPAQVYWTVYTLTQTNRLDVPLKVAFLLTLPALFGLWLALGIAGTVIVGLGYGFFTPWVSTFEAFRQDSESRKYFHCLVDGTWGTVKGSCTVVRDFADMCYHTYPLYLKELREASISDEHQTLRSVHVPACIIVGLMGLIIEIPLYTIIAVIKSPYLLIMGWYRLLHDLVSREGPFLETACIPIAGLAILLWPLIVVGSILLSVFSSIFIGLYGAIIVYQERSFRRGLAYIVAMVAEFDEYTNDLLYLREGSIFPKPRYRSKKSSHAGDFSVGSSRPGKFIAVTEAPAMLIANLAPSRSVRETIQEVKMVQIWEHIMRSCVLRGKELVDANIILPADLDEWSRVKGSIDITLVGVGLPSYSLMRTLLDSIAAGAGGLLMLDGIEVNHLNVPQDRLLEWFFSPILVLKEQIKVINLSEGELRFLEKVVLFGTDTRRMETWDNGSIVPEDALRTAQIQGISRRLMGMTRSLSKFPTYRRRFSRVVKTLVAYSLEKSSSIGSMSPRSAASIELV; from the exons ATGTTCAATTCTATGGAAGTTTGGTTGAAGATTGTTtatgttatcttttctttttgttctgCTTTAGTTCTGGGTGCTATCAAAG GTGTATTAGTAGGTCCATTTGCAAGTTTAATCTTAATACTTGGAAATGGTGGAGTGATTCTTGGTCTCTTTCCTGCTCAAGTTTATTGGACTGTCTATACGCTTACCCA GACTAATCGGTTAGATGTACCTCTCAAAGTGGCTTTCTTGCTTACGTTACCGGCATTATTTGGGTTATGGTTAGCTCTTGGAATTGCCGGTACTGTAATTGTGGGATTGGGATATGGTTTTTTCACACCTTGGGTATCAACTTTTGAGGCCTTCAGACAAGACAGTGAATCAAGGAAATATTTTCACTGCTTAGTG GATGGAACTTGGGGTACTGTCAAAGGGAGTTGCACAGTTGTCAGAGATTTTGCTGATATGTGTTATCATACATACCCACTTTACTTGAAGGAGTTGAGGGAAGCATCTATTTCAGACGAACATCAAACTCTGAG GTCAGTACATGTTCCCGCATGTATCATCGTGGGGTTGATGGGACTCATCATAGAGATTCCTCTTTATACCATCATTGCAGTGATAAAGAGTCCGTACCTGCTTATCATGGGCTGGTATAGGTTGCTACATGACCTAGTAAGCCGAGAAGGCCCCTTCCTTGAAACAGCTTGTATACCTATTGCCGGTTTAGCAATCCTTCTGTGGCCACTTATTGTTGTTGGGAGCATCTTATTGTCTGTTTTCTCAAGCATCTTCATTGGGTTGTATGGAGCAATTATTGTATATCAG GAAAGATCTTTCAGGAGAGGTTTAGCTTATATAGTTGCCATGGTTGCGGAATTCGACGAGTACACAAATGATTTGCTTTACCTAAGAGAAGGGTCCATATTTCCAAA GCCCCGGTACAGGTCGAAAAAGTCCTCTCACGCAGGAGATTTTTCCGTCGGAAGTAGCCGTCCTGGCAAGTTCATTGCTGTTACAGAAGCACCTGCAATGCTTATTGCAAATTTAGCACCATCGAGATCCGTTAGGGAGACAATACAAGAAGTAAAAATGGTGCAG ATATGGGAACACATTATGAGGTCTTGTGTACTGAGGGGAAAGGAACTGGTGGATGCTAACATTATATTGCCAGCTGACCTTGATGAATGGTCCAGGGTGAAGGGCAGTATTGATATCACCCTTGTCGGTGTTGGCCTTCCTAGCTATTCATTAATGCGGACTCTCCTGGACTCTATCGCAGCTGGAGCAGGAGGTTTGTTAATGCTTGACGGCATCGAAGTCAACCATCTAAATGTTCCCCAAGACAGACTACTGGAATGGTTTTTTTCTCCTATTTTAGTTTTGAAGGAGCAGATTAAGGTTATAAATCTCTCAGAAGGggagttaaggtttttggagaaggtTGTTCTTTTTGGTACTGATACTCGGCGTATGGAAACTTGGGACAACGGCAGTATTGTTCCCGAGGATGCTCTAAGGACTGCTCAAATTCAAGGTATCAGCAGAAG GCTGATGGGAATGACGAGAAGTTTATCAAAGTTTCCAACCTATAGAAGAAGATTCAGCCGTGTAGTGAAAACTTTGGTCGCTTATTCTTTAGAGAAGAGCAGTTCAATAGGATCCATGTCTCCGAGATCAGCTGCTTCCATAGAGCTTGTATAG